One genomic region from Alkalidesulfovibrio alkalitolerans DSM 16529 encodes:
- a CDS encoding pyridoxamine 5'-phosphate oxidase family protein, whose translation MHETIRNLIRNHDICVLATASDNQPHTSLMSYLSSEDGRTLYLLSSRSSKKYANCLRNPRVSVLIDTRTENVDNREAACALTIEASCVFDLPTAERARLKTDMARRLPHLSSLAAHPDSDILTLRARTFLLLEGVERAHFEVA comes from the coding sequence ATGCACGAAACAATTCGCAACCTGATCCGCAACCACGACATCTGCGTCCTGGCCACTGCCTCGGACAACCAGCCGCACACCTCGCTCATGTCCTACCTCTCCTCGGAAGACGGCCGCACGTTGTACCTGCTGTCCTCGCGAAGCTCCAAGAAGTACGCCAATTGCCTGCGCAATCCAAGGGTTTCCGTGCTCATCGACACCCGGACCGAGAACGTGGACAACCGCGAGGCCGCATGCGCGCTGACCATCGAGGCCTCGTGCGTCTTCGACCTTCCGACTGCGGAACGCGCGCGGCTGAAGACGGATATGGCCCGCCGCCTGCCGCACCTGTCATCGCTGGCCGCGCACCCGGATTCGGACATCCTGACGCTTCGGGCGCGGACCTTCCTGCTCCTGGAGGGCGTGGAGCGGGCGCACTTCGAGGTGGCCTAG